A genome region from Pseudanabaena sp. Chao 1811 includes the following:
- a CDS encoding pentapeptide repeat-containing protein has protein sequence MGNSEHLAILKQGVASWNLWRLENPEIIPNLSGTNLRRANLREADLSGVNLRWTNLSNANLLGANLSSSDLVKANLREADLYKANLRDAEVSGAYLSKAHLREACLQRCNLSLSNLYGTDLTEASFNGANLSGADLDSSDLRNADLSETNLSNAILSNASLTNADLRRSDLTNANLEFADLSNANLSDAKLSTANLSNANLQECDLSNATINQSNLSYANLTDAVLSNANLSNANLSNANLRSAVLSNAILSHADLSNSNLEDTILSDAVLSNANLSGATLNGAQLISAKLDAAFLIGTNLAKANLRLANLNEVSLSEAKLFGTIMPDGSVQN, from the coding sequence ATGGGAAACTCGGAACATCTTGCAATACTGAAACAAGGAGTAGCTAGCTGGAATCTATGGCGACTAGAGAATCCTGAGATTATTCCCAATCTTAGTGGTACTAATTTGAGACGAGCTAATCTCCGCGAAGCCGATTTAAGTGGAGTAAATTTACGGTGGACAAATCTAAGTAATGCCAATTTACTAGGTGCGAATCTAAGTAGCTCTGACTTAGTAAAAGCAAACCTCAGAGAAGCAGATTTGTATAAGGCAAATTTAAGGGATGCTGAAGTTAGTGGAGCTTATTTGAGTAAAGCCCACCTGCGTGAAGCTTGTTTGCAAAGATGTAACCTGAGTTTGTCAAATCTTTATGGAACCGATTTAACTGAGGCTTCTTTTAATGGAGCTAATTTGAGTGGTGCAGATTTAGATTCTAGCGATTTAAGGAATGCCGACTTGAGTGAGACTAATCTCAGTAATGCCATTTTGAGTAATGCAAGCCTCACCAATGCAGATTTGAGGCGTAGTGATTTAACAAATGCAAATTTAGAATTTGCTGATTTGAGTAATGCTAATTTATCTGATGCCAAACTTAGTACAGCAAATTTGAGTAATGCTAATTTGCAAGAATGTGATCTGAGCAATGCGACTATCAATCAATCAAACTTGAGCTACGCAAATCTAACTGATGCCGTTCTCAGTAATGCGAATTTAAGTAATGCGAACTTAAGTAATGCAAATCTTAGAAGTGCTGTTCTTAGTAATGCGATCCTTAGCCATGCTGATCTAAGCAATAGTAACTTGGAAGATACAATTTTAAGTGATGCAGTTTTAAGTAATGCCAATCTAAGTGGTGCAACTTTGAATGGGGCTCAATTGATTTCCGCAAAATTAGATGCAGCGTTTTTAATTGGTACTAATTTAGCAAAAGCTAATTTAAGATTAGCCAATCTCAATGAAGTCAGTTTATCAGAGGCAAAATTGTTTGGGACAATTATGCCTGATGGCTCTGTTCAAAATTAA
- a CDS encoding low-complexity tail membrane protein, which translates to MSSFKSEPFLWIHLSGIVAFPVFLGITWFSLSVSDHSSTLGLEILLMIVIGILPIFLMQWTRPFEIFSLLILAMKPDKISCQQRQILSLFKAPKQRILSTATAIAMMGILYGLYQLPPLTMIELPILTQLLSQSHILGLVVACGAFLGANLFLQVPISVLGVLLSNEQDFAAIAPYPTDKITQDFTLAGFWVDKIIAINSITPQK; encoded by the coding sequence ATGTCTTCTTTTAAATCAGAACCATTTTTATGGATTCATCTATCAGGAATTGTGGCTTTCCCAGTCTTTTTGGGAATTACTTGGTTTAGCTTATCAGTCAGCGATCACTCTTCTACACTCGGACTAGAAATATTGCTAATGATCGTAATTGGCATCCTTCCTATTTTTCTTATGCAGTGGACTCGCCCTTTTGAGATTTTTAGTTTACTGATCCTTGCGATGAAGCCCGATAAGATTTCCTGTCAACAACGCCAAATTTTGAGTTTATTTAAAGCTCCAAAGCAACGTATTCTCAGCACAGCAACAGCGATCGCAATGATGGGGATATTGTATGGTCTATATCAATTGCCTCCCTTAACAATGATTGAGTTACCGATACTTACTCAATTACTTAGTCAATCCCATATTCTGGGGCTAGTGGTTGCCTGTGGCGCTTTTCTGGGAGCTAATCTGTTTTTGCAAGTCCCTATCAGCGTTTTAGGAGTATTGCTCAGCAACGAACAAGATTTTGCGGCGATCGCCCCCTATCCCACTGACAAAATTACACAGGATTTTACCTTGGCGGGGTTTTGGGTCGATAAAATTATTGCGATCAATTCAATAACTCCACAAAAATAA
- a CDS encoding helix-turn-helix domain-containing protein, which translates to MAPYSLDLREKIVANYEAGNTSIREVAKQFQVATKTVQKLLNQYRETGELNHKPLGSPIKSPLEAHQEKILEIVSEHPDWTLWQYCEEVAEQTGVSVTTGSMCRFFQRHNITLKKRPIAMKR; encoded by the coding sequence ATGGCACCTTACTCACTAGATCTCAGAGAAAAGATCGTAGCAAACTACGAAGCAGGAAATACATCGATTCGGGAAGTAGCGAAGCAATTTCAAGTCGCGACGAAAACAGTGCAAAAACTACTGAATCAATACCGAGAGACAGGAGAACTAAACCACAAACCATTAGGTAGTCCAATCAAAAGTCCCCTCGAAGCGCATCAGGAGAAAATCCTCGAAATTGTCTCAGAGCATCCAGATTGGACACTATGGCAGTACTGTGAAGAAGTAGCAGAACAAACAGGAGTATCAGTGACCACAGGCAGCATGTGCCGATTTTTCCAGAGGCATAACATCACTCTAAAAAAAAGACCTATCGCCATGAAAAGGTAA